The Clostridium botulinum BKT015925 genome includes the window TATACACTTCTGCAATATTTTCGGGATATAAAGATAATACATATAAAATTGGCGTTGTTAATACTAAAGATATTTTTATATCTTCTAAATGGAAAACATCTTTAACTATTTCAGAACTAAAATAATATAGATTTACATAAGTAGTGAAGAAAAATATAAGCCAAAATGACATTATTACGCCTTCCCATCTTTCTATAAAGGTTCCTGGTATATTTACTGCTGAAAGCATAGTAACGGGTGGCCATAACAACTGCGGAACATAATCATTAGAAAATACAAATAATGCTGTTATAGTAAGTATTATATAAAAGATCACTATAAAAACTAACCCCTTAATAGTAACTTTAACTATATCATCCTTTTTCTTAACCAAGGGATATAATACATATACTATTTGAAATCCAATAAAAGCAAATATGCTTCTTTTCATACCTAAAGCATATTGTATAGGAGTATGAGTTAAGACAGGAAATATATTGGTAAAATCAGATCCTTTTAATACAAACAAAATAGCTATTAGTATTGGTAAAAACATTAACCAAAATGCAATTTCATTAAATCTTATTATACTTTCAATTTCTCCTCTAACAAGAAATGCACCAACTAAAATCATTATAAATATTATAAATTCTGTAGGTGTCCTCTTTAATAAATACATTTTTAAAACCTCTGTAAAAACTCTCATTTCCATAGAAATTATCACAATAGAAGATAACGCCACTAAAATTCCAATAAATTTCCCCAAAATTGAACCTAAATTATTTTGAAGCATATCTGTAAATTTATCATATCCACTAAATTCAATAGCTTTATATATTATATATAAAAGTGGAATCATCACTATTCCACTTAGTATAATTACTAACCATCCATCCGTGCCTACACATTCACTTAGAACTCTAGGATATGCAAATATGGATGTTCCTGCTAATGTAGTTACTATAACTACAAATAAATCATATTTACTTATGATCCCTTTCTTATTCATACTCTTGCATCACCATTCTTTCCTTTTTAACTATTCCTGTCTTGTTTTATCTTCTGTCTTTATAAATATTGGTCTTTTTTTAAACCATTTTAAGGGTAGCCTTACAAACAAATCCTTAAAATCTCTTTTATTAGAATTAACAACTGGAGCTAAATAAGGTATACCGAAACTTTTTAATTTTATTAAATGTGTTAAAACCACAATAAGACCTAACATTACTCCATAAAGTCCAACAATAGCAGAACAAATTGTAAGGAATACCCTAACAATCCTAAGCCCTGTAGTTACTCCATAGTTAGGTGTTATAAATTCAGTTATGGCCGTTATACTTACTATAATTATCATTATAGGACTAACTATTCCTGCACTTACTGCTGATTGACCTATAATAAGACCTCCAACTATACCAATAGTAGCTCCTATAGGTCTTGGCAATCTTACTATAGCTTCTAATAGCAAATCAAAACTAACCTCCATAATTAATGCTTCAATAAATGCCGGAAATGGAACTCCTTCTCTAGACGCCGCTATGGAATATGCAAGCCGCGTGGGAATAATCGATGTATGAAAAGACGTTACCGATATATATAATGCAGGAAAAGTAATAGCCATAATTATAGCTATGGTTCTTAAAATTCTTACAATTGATGCACTTATCCATCTTTGATAATAGTCATCTGGTGATTGCAATAAACTTGGTAACGTAGCTGGTACTATAATTGCAAATGGAGAATTATCAACTAAAATAGCAATTCTCCCCTCATACAAAGCGGCAGCCACAACGTCTGGTCTTTCTGAACTTTGAATTTGAGGAAATGGCGATAAACAATCATCTTCTATTAACTGTTCTATATATCCACTATCTAATATCGCATCTATATCTATTCTATCTATTCTTCTTTCTAATTCTCTTAATACACGCTTATTAACTATATCATCTATATACATGATTGCTAAATCTGTCTTTGATCTAACTCCAACTACTGTAGGTTTTATCCTAAGTCTAGTATCTCTTATTCTTCTTCTAACAAGAGCAGTATTAAATCTTATAGTTTCTGAAAAACCTTCTCTAGAACCCCTTATTGTAGTCTCTCCAGAAGGTTCACTTATTCCTCTTGCAGGCCATGAACGTGTACCTATAATGCAAGCTAAATTAAATCCATCAATTAATAATAATGTCTCACCACAAAGAACATCTTTTATTCCTTCTGATAAATCATCAATTTCTTTTATTTCTGATACAGTTATGAGTCTATCTTTTATTTGTTTAAAATCTTTTAATTTTCTTTCCTCTTGCATAAGACTTTCAAGAACATAATCGTCTAGTATCTGTTTATTTGACATTCCATCTATATAAACTAGAGCTGCCTTAAAACCTGGAAACTCAAACTCTCTATATACCATATCTGAATTGTCTTTAAGTAACTCTTTTATATACTCCATATTTTTATCCAGATTACTTGATATACATTTTTTAACCTTCTCCTTCAAATTTTTCACACCCTTTTTAAATTACATTACTAAAGCATTATCCTAATATACTCCACCTCAAAACATACAACACAATTCCCAATATTATAATTACCTTTCCAATAACCCTAGCTTTTCGAGAAGCATTGCTCATATCTGCATTTTCAAAACTTATTGAATCTAACACTATTAATATGAATCCTTGAATCAACAGTAACATTAAAAAATATACTGTAAATAAATTTAATATTTTCACAATATCACCCCTATTTTGCTTAATCTATTTTTTGTATTAATAAATTAAAATATACACAAAAAGAGATTGTACTTTTTTACAGTACAATCTCTTTTATTTATTTGAAACTTATATAGTTCTAGTTATATAAACTTCATTATATTTATTTTTAAAGTGTTCATAACATCTCTGTGCCTTTAACATATCATCGAAGAAACCAAAAACCGAAGGTCCACTTCCGCTCATCATAGCACCTAACGCCCCATCCTTAACCATCTTTTGTTTAATTTCTTTTAATATTATATGCTTTTTTAATGTTACATTTTCTAAGACATTCCTCATATTTTCACTAATATATTTTAAATCATTATTTTCTATAGCATTTATTAATCCTTTTGTATCAGGATGCTTATATATTTTATTAATATCAAGATTTTTATAAACTTCTTTAGTCGAAACTCCAAAATTAGGTTTAATTAAAACCAATATATTTCCATGAAAAGACTTAAGTTCAGTTACTTCTTCTCCTAT containing:
- a CDS encoding spore germination protein — translated: MKEKVKKCISSNLDKNMEYIKELLKDNSDMVYREFEFPGFKAALVYIDGMSNKQILDDYVLESLMQEERKLKDFKQIKDRLITVSEIKEIDDLSEGIKDVLCGETLLLIDGFNLACIIGTRSWPARGISEPSGETTIRGSREGFSETIRFNTALVRRRIRDTRLRIKPTVVGVRSKTDLAIMYIDDIVNKRVLRELERRIDRIDIDAILDSGYIEQLIEDDCLSPFPQIQSSERPDVVAAALYEGRIAILVDNSPFAIIVPATLPSLLQSPDDYYQRWISASIVRILRTIAIIMAITFPALYISVTSFHTSIIPTRLAYSIAASREGVPFPAFIEALIMEVSFDLLLEAIVRLPRPIGATIGIVGGLIIGQSAVSAGIVSPIMIIIVSITAITEFITPNYGVTTGLRIVRVFLTICSAIVGLYGVMLGLIVVLTHLIKLKSFGIPYLAPVVNSNKRDFKDLFVRLPLKWFKKRPIFIKTEDKTRQE
- a CDS encoding GerAB/ArcD/ProY family transporter; amino-acid sequence: MNKKGIISKYDLFVVIVTTLAGTSIFAYPRVLSECVGTDGWLVIILSGIVMIPLLYIIYKAIEFSGYDKFTDMLQNNLGSILGKFIGILVALSSIVIISMEMRVFTEVLKMYLLKRTPTEFIIFIMILVGAFLVRGEIESIIRFNEIAFWLMFLPILIAILFVLKGSDFTNIFPVLTHTPIQYALGMKRSIFAFIGFQIVYVLYPLVKKKDDIVKVTIKGLVFIVIFYIILTITALFVFSNDYVPQLLWPPVTMLSAVNIPGTFIERWEGVIMSFWLIFFFTTYVNLYYFSSEIVKDVFHLEDIKISLVLTTPILYVLSLYPENIAEVYTIKEFLFPYIGLGTMVVLPIILLFSGVVRARRVKNEI
- a CDS encoding CLC_0170 family protein, with translation MKILNLFTVYFLMLLLIQGFILIVLDSISFENADMSNASRKARVIGKVIIILGIVLYVLRWSILG